The Fulvia fulva chromosome 13, complete sequence genome window below encodes:
- a CDS encoding 37S ribosomal protein MRP2, mitochondrial, which produces MSQFRPRRLDLSCFINNKIIRDHTKRKVFEQHEPERQALRYIIRNTSLPQRTRAQAQLQLTQMHCYTRSTQIKNRCMMGGKGRGVFSDFRMARFQFRINALAGRIPGVKKASW; this is translated from the exons ATGTCGCAATTCCGCCCCCGCCGCCTCGACCTCTCCTGCTTCATCAACAACAAGATCATCCGCGACCACACAAAGCGCAAGGTCTTTGAACAACACGAACCCGAACGCCAAGCGCTCCGCTACATCATTCGCAACACCTCATTACCCCAACGGACGCGCGCGCAGGCACAATTGCAGTTGACACAGATGCACTGTTATACGAGATCGACGCAGATTAAGAATAGGTGTATGATGGGAGGGAAGGGGAGGGGTGTGTTTTCGGATTTCAGGATGGCGAGG TTTCAGTTTAGGATAAATGCGCTGGCGGGACGGATACCGGGGGTGAAGAAAGCGAGTTGGTAG